In one Plasmodium falciparum 3D7 genome assembly, chromosome: 14 genomic region, the following are encoded:
- a CDS encoding AP2 domain transcription factor AP2-G2, putative, with the protein MYIKMMNTTGEIRNLCLNILNSVKKKCDEDIESNDDKKNLCENNSDIVEKMKGNYEYKDDNNKDDNNKDDNNKDGTNKDDNNKDGTNKDDNNTDDNNKDGNNKDDNNINNNNNIDDNNIYDNLMETKGDKKKYYKSKKNDHHQYKDINKLNKESSLNNKKEEKYNSTCAIINNKGKAISKGNGKYPNELIKKEYNKKKNEKNKKSIDENKKQNDENKKQKCENKKKCGESKKKSEDNKKSNTENKKDVKYNYYSRTNYFVPNEMNGNIFKNNYTHLENKNEFGNYIPTYISNDNKNMNRSNRNENNLYLLNAGDEEKSSYVYNYEEKLNISCRFFIQESNPYELDIRMLKENCLTVFELLYREKKKWCSLYISTMNGPMSNFNYHLFKILCSNDEIYMYFFLFKKFIFSCYIYFNLVSIQIYSNFSNIEESETSSYGFKNLINTNVQGTNNKIDYISADIHHHHNNNNNNMSSNSHSVSKKKKKDITYDINEQGENKIEDDILKKKYNKYISPNFFSNSTNISSACINSYNMNNLNEEKSYVSNTFTNNHNNLCDTTCDRRNNIYLKNMNNFSSTKDEDEKLLNFIYDPSKHLCGNRINYCSSYFHFFDKNQEDIKKKLQLFINTHSPTMVNITEKWNNFYENKNKIYSFVEKYKDIKVSSIDHFRKDTTEKFISTFIETFSYVNRVSWKDQNGVVEHNNCNDNDKEKEQNGPLKQDNNDNNKDNNKDSNNGNNNVNNNNDNNNDNNNNNDNNNDNNNNNDNNNDNNDKDEKKKKKKNQSNYYQQHNICDDHKSLYDDVKKKDEEQNCNTQQDEKKEEKSDTLLENHDNQENIVKRTDEIINEENDDYDKKKKKNFWNIFELIKNDTYNNDNNNDNNNNNNNNNNNNNNNNNNNNNNNNNNDNNYVERKENSSISKILDEKNNLSNNDPIDKSVEKDIFTDQYKTNKNGSIIQESDNDNYNTTRNEEIHEDEDEEDDDEKEDVEKEDVEKEDVEKEDVEKEDVEKEDVEKEDVEKEDVEKEDVEKEDVEKEDNEEQKEHQIVESSEKKHKIILNNNTHNGDISHNDNNTLYNVGIGMFNNNCSDNSNTKDSLSLMISHKSLTMDLNESMEDEKKEQSKDYNEDKNNNNNNNNDNLCSNSFDNIHVKIKKEIVVNDDQNDDQNGDQNGDQNDDQNGDKKNMSGGNFQNDPSDKCNNDNPSFNNKKNYFPNYIILNNLNILITDLNELYDYVENGIDKNLLRQKNIPIDYCLKGDESLPLGVLPMEYEQNDKHHHHHHHHHHHHNVFVVEPTTCSNELCKRYNNLSNIKNKENEHGKCNSNCVSRKCYTIHHNDKEMVEKNEENKKDECCNFDMMSTLDYQRFCRVCSGIEYENFERKIDYTKDNNYKVPEVFINESDFFCNCNNMNVLTTNNPNYSFNNTKGSNVYDVDYNNKNFFNDKSYNDNNNNYYINKFNDIHKMNEVIAQHCFYNDEYKTQVDDKKRKLGVHIDKRNNNNIIQNDDMNNDYYNAYVTKAKTKFWGFDNNKSLETNKNAALNNRELRNSKKNKLLTKNNQSETNKTNNKTTKSASTIEGKSPRVKKLEKFTNVDQEELREVFGPTGVSGVYFEKSRSSWTAQYKVSGGKRRAKRFLVTKNMSYEEIENVKQQCIAYRKQMEREYIKEFLNEENKKKINNSENDPLNTDVVSTGVKKVKRKRKLKNIYEG; encoded by the coding sequence atgtatatcaaAATGATGAATACAACAGGAGAAATAAGAAATTTATgcttaaatattttaaattcgGTTAAGAAAAAGTGTGATGAAGACATCGAATccaatgatgataaaaaaaatttgtgtGAAAATAATTCAGATATAGTAGAGAAAATGAAAGgtaattatgaatataaagatgataataataaagatgataataataaagatgataataataaagatggtactaataaagatgataataataaagatggtactaataaagatgataataatacagatgataataataaagatggtaataataaagatgataataatataaataataataataacattgatgataataatatatatgataatctTATGGAAACAAAAGgtgataagaaaaaatactacaaatccaaaaaaaatgatcatCATCAATATAAAGACATAAACAAATTAAACAAAGAATcttctttaaataataaaaaagaagaaaagtaTAATAGTACATGTgctattattaataataaagggAAAGCTATATCAAAAGGTAATGGCAAATATCCCAACGAATTGATCAAAAAAGAAtacaataaaaagaaaaatgaaaagaacaaaaaaagtatcgatgaaaataaaaaacaaaatgatgaaaataaaaaacaaaaatgtgaaaacaaaaaaaaatgtggagagagcaaaaaaaaaagtgaagataataaaaaaagtaatacagaaaataaaaaagacgttaaatataattattatagtagaacaaattattttgttcctAACGAAATGAATGgaaacatatttaaaaataattatacacATTTGGAAAATAAGAATGAGTTTGGAAATTACATACCTACATATATATCGAATGACAATAAGAATATGAATAGAAGTAATaggaatgaaaataatttatatttgttaaatgCAGGAGATGAAGAAAAGtcatcatatgtatataattatgaagagaaattaaatatttcttgTAGATTTTTTATACAAGAATCTAACCCATACGAATTAGATATAAGAatgttaaaagaaaattgtCTAACTGTTTTTGAACTTTTATATagagagaaaaaaaagtggtgttcattatatatatccacaATGAATGGACCTATGTCTAATTTTAATTATCATTTGTTTAAGATATTATGTAGCaatgatgaaatatatatgtatttcttCTTGTTCaagaaatttattttttcttgttacatatattttaatttagtAAGTATCCAAATATATTCTAATTTTTCGAATATTGAAGAAAGCGAAACATCCTCCTATGGTTTTAAGAAtctaataaatacaaatgtGCAAggaacaaataataaaattgacTACATTTCTGCAGatattcatcatcatcataataataataataataatatgtcatCTAATAGTCACAGTGtatcgaaaaaaaaaaagaaagatatcacctatgatataaatgaacaaggggaaaataaaatagaagatgatatattaaaaaaaaaatataataaatatatatccccAAATTTTTTTAGTAATTCAACAAATATATCATCAGCATGTATTAATagttataatatgaataatttgaATGAAGAAAAATCATATGTGTCTAATACGTTTacaaataatcataataatttatgtgATACTACTTGTGatagaagaaataatatatatttgaaaaatatgaataatttttcaAGCACTAAAGATGAAGATGAAAAgctattaaattttatttatgatCCTTCAAAACATTTATGTGGTAACAGAATAAATTATTGTTCAagttattttcatttttttgataaaaatcaagaagatattaaaaaaaagttacaattatttataaacacACATTCACCTACTATGGTAAATATTACAGAGAAATGGAacaatttttatgaaaataaaaataaaatatattcatttgtagaaaaatataaagatataaaagtTTCGTCGATTGATCATTTTAGGAAAGACACGACAGAAAAGTTTATAAGTACTTTTATTGAAACCTTTTCTTATGTAAATCGTGTTAGTTGGAAGGATCAAAATGGTGTAGTGGAACACAACAAttgtaatgataatgataaggaaaaagaacaaaatggACCACTAAAGCaggataataatgataataataaggataataataaggatagtaataatggtaataataatgttaataataataatgataataataatgataataataataataatgataataataatgataataataataataatgataataataatgataataatgataaggatgaaaaaaaaaaaaaaaaaaaaaatcaatcgAATTACTACCAACAACACAATATATGTGATGATCATAAATCATTATATGAtgatgttaaaaaaaaagatgaagaaCAAAATTGTAATACACAACAGGATGAAAAGAAGGAAGAAAAAAGTGATACATTATTAGAAAATCATGATAATCAAGAAAATATAGTAAAAAGAACTGATGAgataataaatgaagaaaacgatgattatgataaaaaaaaaaagaaaaatttctGGAATATATTTGagttaattaaaaatgatacatataataatgataataataatgataataataataacaataacaataacaataacaataacaataacaataacaataacaataacaataacaataacaataatgataataattatgtagaaagaaaagaaaatagtAGTATAAGTAAAATTttggatgaaaaaaataacttATCAAATAATGATCCAATAGATAAAAGTGTGGAAAAAGATATTTTCACAGAtcaatataaaacaaataaaaatggaaGTATAATACAAGAAagtgataatgataattataatacaacAAGGAATGAAGAAATTCATGAGGATGAGGATGAAGAAGATGACGATGAAAAAGAAGATGTTGAAAAAGAAGACGTTGAAAAAGAAGACGTTGAAAAAGAAGACGTTGAAAAAGAAGACGTTGAAAAAGAAGACGTTGAAAAAGAAGACGTTGAAAAAGAAGACGTTGAAAAAGAAGACGTTGAAAAAGAAGACGTTGAAAAAGAAGACAATGAGGAACAAAAAGAACATCAAATTGTTGAGTCTTCAGAAAagaaacataaaataatattaaataataacacaCATAATGGAGATATATCccataatgataataatacattatataatgtaGGTATAGGtatgtttaataataattgtagtGATAATTCAAATACTAAAGATTCTCTGAGCTTAATGATTTCGCATAAATCATTAACAATGGATTTGAATGAATCTATGgaggatgaaaaaaaagaacaatctAAAGATTACAATgaggataaaaataataataataataataataatgataatttatgTAGTAATTCCTTTGATAATATCCATGTTAAGATTAAAAAAGAGATAGTTGTAAATGATGATCAAAATGATGATCAAAATGGTGATCAAAATGGTGATCAAAATGATGATCAAAATggtgataaaaaaaacatgtcAGGTGGTAATTTTCAAAATGATCCTAGTGACAAatgtaataatgataatccttcatttaataataaaaagaattattttccaaattatattatattaaacaatttaaatatactCATTACAGATTTAAACGAATTATATGATTATGTAGAAAATGGTattgataaaaatttattacgTCAGAAAAATATACCCATAGATTATTGCTTAAAAGGAGATGAATCCTTACCTTTAGGTGTATTACCTATGGAGTATGAACAGAATGATAagcatcatcatcatcatcatcaccaccatcatcatcataacgTTTTTGTAGTAGAGCCTACAACATGTAGTAATGAATTAtgtaaaagatataataatttatcaaatattaaaaataaggaGAATGAACATGGGAAATGTAATTCAAATTGTGTGAGCAGAAAATGTTACACAATTCATCataatgataaagaaatggtagaaaaaaatgaggaaaataaaaaagatgaatGTTGTAATTTTGATATGATGTCTACTTTGGATTATCAACGTTTTTGTAGAGTTTGTTCAGGTATagaatatgaaaattttgaaaGAAAAATAGATTAtacaaaagataataattataaagtaCCTGAAGTATTTATTAACGAAAgtgattttttttgtaattgtaataatatgaatgtatTAACAACAAATAATCCTAATTATAGTTTTAATAATACTAAAGGTAGTAATGTTTATGATgtagattataataataagaactTTTTCAATGATAAGTcctataatgataataataataattattatatcaacAAATTTAATGATATTCACAAAATGAATGAAGTAATTGCACAacattgtttttataatgatgaatataaaacacaagtagatgataaaaaaagaaaattaggTGTTCATAtagataaaagaaataataataatattatacaaaacGACGATATGAATAATGATTATTACAATGCATATGTAACAAAAGCTAAAACTAAATTCTGGGGTTTTGATAACAACAAATCATTAGAAACTAATAAAAATGCAGCACTAAATAATAGAGAATTaagaaattcaaaaaaaaataaattactaACCAAAAATAATCAATCAGAAACAAATAAAACgaataataaaacaacaaAGAGCGCAAGCACTATTGAAGGCAAATCACCAAGAGTTAAAAAGTTAGAAAAATTTACAAATGTTGATCAAGAAGAATTAAGGGAAGTATTTGGACCTACAGGAGTGTCAGGagtatattttgaaaaaagcAGAAGTAGTTGGACGGCTCAATATAAAGTTAGTGGTGGTAAAAGAAGAGCAAAAAGATTTCTTGTAACTAAAAATATGTCATATGAGGAAATAGAAAATGTGAAACAACAATGTATTGCTTATAGAAAACAAATGGAAAGAGAATATATTAAGGAATTCTTAAatgaggaaaataaaaaaaaaattaataattcagAAAATGATCCACTCAACACAGACGTGGTTTCTACGGGGGTCAAAAAAGTTaagagaaaaagaaaactgaaaaatatttatgaaggttaa